In Harpia harpyja isolate bHarHar1 chromosome 22, bHarHar1 primary haplotype, whole genome shotgun sequence, a single genomic region encodes these proteins:
- the FRMPD4 gene encoding FERM and PDZ domain-containing protein 4 isoform X2, which translates to MDVYDNPLGIFTVIHHRNKSSGWPHPSGTWSLNQGTPYGWEMTANRDGRDYFINHMTQSATFEDPRIESCQITPPAPRKVEMRRDPVLGFGFVAGSEKPVVVRSVTPGGPSEGKLIPGDQIIMINDEPVSTAPRERVIDLVRSCKESILLTVVQPYPSPKSAFISAAKKARLKSNPVKVRFSEEVIINGQVSETVKDNSLLFMPNVLKVYLENGQTKSFRFDCSTSIKDVILTLQEKLSIKCIEHFSLMLEQRVEGSGTKLLLLHEQETLTQVTQRPSSHKMRCLFRISFVPKDPIDLLRRDPVAFEYLYVQSCNDVVQERFGPELKYDIALRLAALQMYIATVTTKQTQKISLKYIEKEWGLETFLPSAVLQSMKEKNIKKALSHLVKANQNLVPPGKKLSALQAKVHYLKFLSDLRLYGGRVFKATLVQGEKRSEVTLLVGPRYGISHVINTKTNLVALLADFSHVNRIEMFTEDESSVRVELHVLDVKPITLLMESSDAMNLACLTAGYYRLLVDSRRSIFNMANKKNTGSRETGTENRGKHNLLASEWNCIPKTTTFLAEGDQETQMSFADPKQKTVDVSESLLCQKEHRHLYIENTYNSGGFDQHLAKPSDPTEAEESRNFNQPSLLSLSGLESSKKAQDSPRGAKVSFIFGDHNLDGINPQTLGYERLLDESPEVLEKQRAIYINNANDIKGLELSPDAESIQFATNSVYATINDGKIFGAAEGIEEPLLHDICYAENTDDAEDEDEVSCEEDIMVGEINRPALLSLSGSSDDIIDLTSLPPPEGDDNEDDFLLHTLNMAIAAPPPGFRDSSDEEDSQNQATQPRDNKEQASNLGNDDIPVSLIDAVPTNTEGKCEKGLDDAVVSTLQALEALAASEEQQTNDNSGVAILRAYSPESSSDSGNETNSSEMTESSELAAAQKQSENTARMFLTTSEGYQPLVEEQTEFPIAKNQAGGPGMKPSQPLAGRQAAELQSKVVPSKQILHSDNMEMEPETMETKSVTDYFSKLHMGSLVYSCTSKRKNKMTDSEVKAPSDGNATVKKQQGTKKAEPDEDLKAKFGTLSARDSQRLSTFNVERTAFRQRWYAADDGAADKPSPETVNGKTFPRVPVLGKTETDCKDEVDPEVDQDDTSGLSQGENFLSDMTPVSSAKDLNDAEDTDLSADDHPSKLPEAEQSVARLCEYHLAKRMSSLQSEGHFSLQSSQCSSVDAGCSTGSSTCATPVESPLCTSDVKHIISDPSMKGIAYIPADERAAILPNHGTTYKDLHQQPEAVCHRMTVPVVHSAINAEPLFGTLREGCHRIPKIKETTAFTEPEKGRQGGMPTAFPRQPLADSIMLSSMLSESKVPSQNQDSCDIPKVNQACGATVSLRPYDMIGGSLRMPHNRKVLRRSSSIIGGSAGIEMLFEKKAAAASLKCLDITRRDESKPERRVELPLGKKLSKSYSQSCVYVSTDRKDSKRCSGTGASQKDSKPCRTLPLRKLDTSAWRCRGPFSYCFLSRGNDDNDDEDDRDSHQLAHLFEPQMPCELAEPVGQLFSSENEQKVLESPKAAEPPQDEAVNAHEKSSADIQGGQMDVNLNDVAFDARITRINVMKEKTYAMPDGFIAAQKDANELLSLVRASMGKREDLHPETYDLKLSKYKQLLSMESRQLGSACRKMAMADKSPEEMLLAMTSSFQVLCCLTEACMRLVKVMNSETQQQEIIAKIDEVVINYICLLKAAEAVSGKTSSDPSIKLLARHSTTMAAIVSTLTRSLKMLLNK; encoded by the exons tctCCTAAATCAGCTTTTATTAGTGCTGCAAAAAAGGCAAGATTGAAGTCCAATCCTGTCAAAGTGCGCTTCTCAGAAGAAGTAATTATCAATGGCCAGGTGTCG GAAACAGTTAAGGACAATTCACTTCTTTTCATGCCAAATGTTCTGAAGGTGTATCTTGAAAATGGACAAACCAAATCGTTCCGTTTTGACTGCAGCACTTCAATAAAG GATGTCATCTTAACACTCCAAGAAAAGCTTTCCATCAAGTGTATTGAACACTTTTCCctgatgctggagcagagggTTGAAGGATCTGGAACGAAACTCCTTTTGCTACATGAACAGGAGACTCTAACTCAG GTGACACAGAGGCCAAGCTCGCATAAGATGAGATGTCTTTTCAGGATTAGCTTTGTCCCAAAGGATCCCATTGATCTTTTGAGAAGAGATCCAGttgcttttgaatatctctatgTACAG AGCTGTAACGACGTGGTTCAGGAAAGATTTGGACCAGAACTGAAATATGACATTGCCCTGCGGTTGGCTGCATTACAAATGTATATTGCAACTGTGACCACCAAGCAAACTCAGAAAATATCTCTCAAATATATAGA AAAAGAATGGGGATTAGAGACTTTTCTTCCATCTGCTGTGCTgcaaagcatgaaagaaaagaacataaagAAAGCACTTTCACACCTTGTCAAAGCAAATCAAAACCTAGTTCCTCCGGGTAAAAAG CTATCTGCTCTGCAAGCCAAGGTGCATTATCTAAAGTTCCTCAGTGATCTACGATTATATGGAGGGCGTGTTTTCAAGGCAACACTAGTG CAGGGAGAAAAGCGTTCAGAAGTGACTCTGTTAGTAGGGCCGCGGTACGGAATCAGTCATGTGataaacaccaaaacaaacctGGTGGCTCTCCTGGCAGACTTCAGCCACGTGAACAGGATTGAGATGTTTACAGAAGACGAAAGCAGTGTTAGAGTTGAACTGCATGTCTTAGATGTAAAA CCTATTACTCTACTGATGGAGTCATCAGATGCAATGAATCTTGCTTGCCTAACAGCTGGATACTATAGACTGCTGGTTGACTCAAGGCGCTCAATATTTAACATGGCCAACAAGAAAAATACAGGGAGCCGAGAAACAG GAACTGAAAATAGAGGGAAGCATAATCTCCTTGCTTCTGAGTGGAACTGTATACCAAAAACTACCACTTTCCTGGCTGAAGGAGATCAGGAGACTCAAATGTCCTTTGCCGATCCAAAACAGAAGACTGTAGATGTTTCTGAAAGTCTGTTATGTCAAAAAGAACACAGACATCTGTACATAGAAAATACTTATAATTCAGGTGGATTTGATCAGCATCTGGCCAAGCCAAGTGACCccactgaagcagaagaaagcagaaattttaatCAGCCTTCACTGCTGTCACTCTCAGGTTTGGAATCTAGCAAGAAAGCACAGGATTCCCCCAGGGGAGCAAAAGTTTCCTTTATATTTGGAGATCACAACTTGGATGGTATCAATCCCCAGACTCTCGGCTATGAAAGGCTTTTGGATGAAAGTCCAGAAGTACTAGAAAAACAAAGAGCCATTTATATTAATAATGCCAATGACATTAAAGGCCTGGAGTTGTCACCAGATGCTGAAAGCATTCAGTTTGCTACAAATTCTGTTTACGCAACTATAAATGATGGTAAAATATTTGGAGCTGCAGAAGGGATAGAGGAGCCTTTGCTGCATGATATTTGTTACGCAGAAAACACAGATGATGCCGAAGATGAAGATGAAGTAAGCTGTGAAGAAGACATCATGGTAGGAGAAATCAATAGGCCTGCTCTTCTCAGCCTTTCTGGTTCTAGTGATGACATTATTGATCTGACTTCACTTCCACCTCCGGAAGGTGATGATAATGAAGATGATTTCCTATTGCATACCTTAAACATGGCCATTGCTGCTCCTCCACCTGGCTTCAGGGACAGTTCAGATGAGGAAGACTCTCAGAATCAAGCAACGCAGCCTAGAGACAACAAGGAGCAAGCCAGTAACCTAGGCAATGATGACATTCCAGTGTCGCTTATCGACGCTGTCCCTACTAATACAGAGGGGAAGTGTGAGAAGGGGCTAGATGATGCTGTAGTCTCTACACTTCAAGCACTAGAAGCTTTGGCTGCTTCAGAGGAACAGCAGACGAATGACAATTCAG GTGTAGCTATCCTGCGAGCATATAGCCCCGAGTCATCTTCAGATTCTGGCAATGAAACAAATTCCTCTGAAATGACTGAAAGCTCTGAACTAGCCGCAGCACAGAAACAGTCAGAAAACACTGCACGTATGTTTTTGACCACAAGCGAAGGCTACCAACCCCTTGTGGAAGAGCAGACTGAATTTCCCATCGCTAAGAATCAGGCTGGAGGGCCAGGCATGAAGCCCTCACAGCCTTTGGCTGGTCGTCAGGCTGCAGAGCTACAGTCAAAAGTTGTGCCTTCAAAGCAGATTCTTCATTCGGATAACATGGAAATGGAGCCAGAGACCATGGAAACAAAATCTGTCACTGATTATTTTAGCAAATTGCACATGGGATCCTTGGTATATTCTTGCActagtaaaaggaaaaataagatgaCAGACAGCGAAGTAAAAGCACCCTCTGATGGCAATGCTACTGTGAAAAAACAACAGGGAACTAAAAAAGCAGAGCCTGATGAAGATCTAAAAGCTAAATTTGGAACTCTTTCAGCAAGAGACAGTCAACGCCTAAGCACTTTTAATGTGGAGAGAACTGCCTTTCGCCAAAGATGGTACGCTGCCGATGATGGGGCAGCAGATAAGCCAAGCCCAGAAACAGTGAACGGGAAGACTTTTCCAAGAGTTCCTGTCCTTGGTAAAACAGAAACTGACTGTAAGGATGAAGTAGATCCTGAGGTGGATCAGGATGATACCTCAGGGCTTAGCCAAGGTGAAAACTTTCTGTCAGATATGACTCCCGTGTCTTCAGCCAAAGACCTAAACGACGCAGAAGATACCGATTTATCTGCAGATGACCATCCTTCAAAGCTTCCAGAAGCCGAGCAGAGTGTGGCTAGACTTTGTGAATATCACTTGGCTAAGCGCATGTCATCTCTGCAAAGCGAAGGCCATTTCTCACTGCAAAGCTCTCAGTGCTCTTCAGTGGATGCAGGATGCAGCACAGGCAGTAGCACGTGTGCTACCCCCGTTGAATCTCCTCTTTGTACCTCTGATGTTAAGCACATTATCTCCGACCCGTCAATGAAGGGCATTGCCTATATTCCAGCAGATGAAAGAGCTGCCATTCTTCCAAACCATGGAACGACATACAAGGACCTGCACCAGCAGCCTGAAGCCGTGTGTCACAGAATGACAGTGCCTGTCGTGCATTCAGCAATTAATGCTGAACCGCTGTTCGGCACTTTGAGAGAAGGATGTCATCGGATCCCCAAGATAAAAGAAACTACAG CTTTCACAGAGCCTGAAAAGGGAAGACAAGGAGGCATGCCTACAGCTTTTCCTAGACAGCCTCTAGCTGACTCCATCATGCTATCATCCATGCTATCAGAATCAAAGGTGCCAAGTCAAAATCAAGACTCTTGTGACATTCCCAAAGTAAATCAGGCTTGTGGGGCAACAGTTAGTTTACGGCCATATGACATGATAGGAGGAAGCCTCAGGATGCCGCACAACAGGAAAGTGCTGAGACGCAGCAGCAGCATCATTGGAGGATCTGCAGGCATTGAGATGCTGTTTGAAAAGAAGGCAGCCGCAGCCAGCTTGAAATGCCTGGACATCACCCGAAGGGACGAATCCAAACCGGAGAGAAGGGTGGAACTCCCCCTGGGCAAAAAGCTGTCAAAAAGTTATTCCCAGAGTTGTGTGTACGTCAGCACTGATAGGAAGGACAGTAAGAGGTGTTCGGGCACAGGCGCCAGTCAGAAGGACTCCAAGCCCTGTCGAACGTTGCCCTTGCGGAAGCTGGACACCAGTGCCTGGAGGTGTCGTGGCCCCTTTAGCTATTGTTTCCTAAGCAGAGGAAACGATGACAACGATGATGAAGATGACCGAGACAGCCATCAGCTCGCACATCTCTTCGAGCCGCAAATGCCGTGTGAGCTCGCAGAACCAGTTGGTCAGttgttttccagtgaaaatgaGCAGAAAGTCTTGGAGTCCCCGAAAGCTGCTGAGCCCCCACAAGATGAGGCAGTCAACGCGCATGAGAAGAGCAGTGCTGACATCCAAGGTGGCCAAATGGATGTGAATCTCAACGATGTGGCCTTTGATGCACGAATCACGCGAATAAATGTGATGAAGGAGAAGACGTATGCAATGCCTGATGGATTTATTGCAGCACAAAAGGATGCCAATGAGCTACTCTCACTGGTCCGAGCAAGTATGGGCAAGCGAGAAGATTTACATCCAGAAACATATGACCTTAAACTTTCTAAGTACAAACAACTGTTATCTATGGAATCGAGACAGTTGGGAAGTGCCTGCAGGAAAATGGCCATGGCTGATAAAAGCCCTGAGGAAATGCTTTTAGCTATGACTTCCAGCTTTCAAGTACTCTGTTGTTTAACAGAAGCCTGCATGCGTTTAGTTAAAGTCATGAActctgaaacacagcagcaggAAATTATAGCTAAGATAGACGAGGTTGTGATAAACTACATTTGTCTTCTGAAGGCTGCAGAAGCAGTGTCAGGCAAGACCTCCAGTGATCCTAGCATTAAACTCTTGGCTCGACATTCGACTACCATGGCCGCTATTGTAAGCACACTAACACGTTctcttaaaatgcttttaaacaaataa
- the FRMPD4 gene encoding FERM and PDZ domain-containing protein 4 isoform X4 produces MEETTSSSGPSEGKLIPGDQIIMINDEPVSTAPRERVIDLVRSCKESILLTVVQPYPSPKSAFISAAKKARLKSNPVKVRFSEEVIINGQVSETVKDNSLLFMPNVLKVYLENGQTKSFRFDCSTSIKDVILTLQEKLSIKCIEHFSLMLEQRVEGSGTKLLLLHEQETLTQVTQRPSSHKMRCLFRISFVPKDPIDLLRRDPVAFEYLYVQSCNDVVQERFGPELKYDIALRLAALQMYIATVTTKQTQKISLKYIEKEWGLETFLPSAVLQSMKEKNIKKALSHLVKANQNLVPPGKKLSALQAKVHYLKFLSDLRLYGGRVFKATLVQGEKRSEVTLLVGPRYGISHVINTKTNLVALLADFSHVNRIEMFTEDESSVRVELHVLDVKPITLLMESSDAMNLACLTAGYYRLLVDSRRSIFNMANKKNTGSRETGTENRGKHNLLASEWNCIPKTTTFLAEGDQETQMSFADPKQKTVDVSESLLCQKEHRHLYIENTYNSGGFDQHLAKPSDPTEAEESRNFNQPSLLSLSGLESSKKAQDSPRGAKVSFIFGDHNLDGINPQTLGYERLLDESPEVLEKQRAIYINNANDIKGLELSPDAESIQFATNSVYATINDGKIFGAAEGIEEPLLHDICYAENTDDAEDEDEVSCEEDIMVGEINRPALLSLSGSSDDIIDLTSLPPPEGDDNEDDFLLHTLNMAIAAPPPGFRDSSDEEDSQNQATQPRDNKEQASNLGNDDIPVSLIDAVPTNTEGKCEKGLDDAVVSTLQALEALAASEEQQTNDNSGVAILRAYSPESSSDSGNETNSSEMTESSELAAAQKQSENTARMFLTTSEGYQPLVEEQTEFPIAKNQAGGPGMKPSQPLAGRQAAELQSKVVPSKQILHSDNMEMEPETMETKSVTDYFSKLHMGSLVYSCTSKRKNKMTDSEVKAPSDGNATVKKQQGTKKAEPDEDLKAKFGTLSARDSQRLSTFNVERTAFRQRWYAADDGAADKPSPETVNGKTFPRVPVLGKTETDCKDEVDPEVDQDDTSGLSQGENFLSDMTPVSSAKDLNDAEDTDLSADDHPSKLPEAEQSVARLCEYHLAKRMSSLQSEGHFSLQSSQCSSVDAGCSTGSSTCATPVESPLCTSDVKHIISDPSMKGIAYIPADERAAILPNHGTTYKDLHQQPEAVCHRMTVPVVHSAINAEPLFGTLREGCHRIPKIKETTAFTEPEKGRQGGMPTAFPRQPLADSIMLSSMLSESKVPSQNQDSCDIPKVNQACGATVSLRPYDMIGGSLRMPHNRKVLRRSSSIIGGSAGIEMLFEKKAAAASLKCLDITRRDESKPERRVELPLGKKLSKSYSQSCVYVSTDRKDSKRCSGTGASQKDSKPCRTLPLRKLDTSAWRCRGPFSYCFLSRGNDDNDDEDDRDSHQLAHLFEPQMPCELAEPVGQLFSSENEQKVLESPKAAEPPQDEAVNAHEKSSADIQGGQMDVNLNDVAFDARITRINVMKEKTYAMPDGFIAAQKDANELLSLVRASMGKREDLHPETYDLKLSKYKQLLSMESRQLGSACRKMAMADKSPEEMLLAMTSSFQVLCCLTEACMRLVKVMNSETQQQEIIAKIDEVVINYICLLKAAEAVSGKTSSDPSIKLLARHSTTMAAIVSTLTRSLKMLLNK; encoded by the exons tctCCTAAATCAGCTTTTATTAGTGCTGCAAAAAAGGCAAGATTGAAGTCCAATCCTGTCAAAGTGCGCTTCTCAGAAGAAGTAATTATCAATGGCCAGGTGTCG GAAACAGTTAAGGACAATTCACTTCTTTTCATGCCAAATGTTCTGAAGGTGTATCTTGAAAATGGACAAACCAAATCGTTCCGTTTTGACTGCAGCACTTCAATAAAG GATGTCATCTTAACACTCCAAGAAAAGCTTTCCATCAAGTGTATTGAACACTTTTCCctgatgctggagcagagggTTGAAGGATCTGGAACGAAACTCCTTTTGCTACATGAACAGGAGACTCTAACTCAG GTGACACAGAGGCCAAGCTCGCATAAGATGAGATGTCTTTTCAGGATTAGCTTTGTCCCAAAGGATCCCATTGATCTTTTGAGAAGAGATCCAGttgcttttgaatatctctatgTACAG AGCTGTAACGACGTGGTTCAGGAAAGATTTGGACCAGAACTGAAATATGACATTGCCCTGCGGTTGGCTGCATTACAAATGTATATTGCAACTGTGACCACCAAGCAAACTCAGAAAATATCTCTCAAATATATAGA AAAAGAATGGGGATTAGAGACTTTTCTTCCATCTGCTGTGCTgcaaagcatgaaagaaaagaacataaagAAAGCACTTTCACACCTTGTCAAAGCAAATCAAAACCTAGTTCCTCCGGGTAAAAAG CTATCTGCTCTGCAAGCCAAGGTGCATTATCTAAAGTTCCTCAGTGATCTACGATTATATGGAGGGCGTGTTTTCAAGGCAACACTAGTG CAGGGAGAAAAGCGTTCAGAAGTGACTCTGTTAGTAGGGCCGCGGTACGGAATCAGTCATGTGataaacaccaaaacaaacctGGTGGCTCTCCTGGCAGACTTCAGCCACGTGAACAGGATTGAGATGTTTACAGAAGACGAAAGCAGTGTTAGAGTTGAACTGCATGTCTTAGATGTAAAA CCTATTACTCTACTGATGGAGTCATCAGATGCAATGAATCTTGCTTGCCTAACAGCTGGATACTATAGACTGCTGGTTGACTCAAGGCGCTCAATATTTAACATGGCCAACAAGAAAAATACAGGGAGCCGAGAAACAG GAACTGAAAATAGAGGGAAGCATAATCTCCTTGCTTCTGAGTGGAACTGTATACCAAAAACTACCACTTTCCTGGCTGAAGGAGATCAGGAGACTCAAATGTCCTTTGCCGATCCAAAACAGAAGACTGTAGATGTTTCTGAAAGTCTGTTATGTCAAAAAGAACACAGACATCTGTACATAGAAAATACTTATAATTCAGGTGGATTTGATCAGCATCTGGCCAAGCCAAGTGACCccactgaagcagaagaaagcagaaattttaatCAGCCTTCACTGCTGTCACTCTCAGGTTTGGAATCTAGCAAGAAAGCACAGGATTCCCCCAGGGGAGCAAAAGTTTCCTTTATATTTGGAGATCACAACTTGGATGGTATCAATCCCCAGACTCTCGGCTATGAAAGGCTTTTGGATGAAAGTCCAGAAGTACTAGAAAAACAAAGAGCCATTTATATTAATAATGCCAATGACATTAAAGGCCTGGAGTTGTCACCAGATGCTGAAAGCATTCAGTTTGCTACAAATTCTGTTTACGCAACTATAAATGATGGTAAAATATTTGGAGCTGCAGAAGGGATAGAGGAGCCTTTGCTGCATGATATTTGTTACGCAGAAAACACAGATGATGCCGAAGATGAAGATGAAGTAAGCTGTGAAGAAGACATCATGGTAGGAGAAATCAATAGGCCTGCTCTTCTCAGCCTTTCTGGTTCTAGTGATGACATTATTGATCTGACTTCACTTCCACCTCCGGAAGGTGATGATAATGAAGATGATTTCCTATTGCATACCTTAAACATGGCCATTGCTGCTCCTCCACCTGGCTTCAGGGACAGTTCAGATGAGGAAGACTCTCAGAATCAAGCAACGCAGCCTAGAGACAACAAGGAGCAAGCCAGTAACCTAGGCAATGATGACATTCCAGTGTCGCTTATCGACGCTGTCCCTACTAATACAGAGGGGAAGTGTGAGAAGGGGCTAGATGATGCTGTAGTCTCTACACTTCAAGCACTAGAAGCTTTGGCTGCTTCAGAGGAACAGCAGACGAATGACAATTCAG GTGTAGCTATCCTGCGAGCATATAGCCCCGAGTCATCTTCAGATTCTGGCAATGAAACAAATTCCTCTGAAATGACTGAAAGCTCTGAACTAGCCGCAGCACAGAAACAGTCAGAAAACACTGCACGTATGTTTTTGACCACAAGCGAAGGCTACCAACCCCTTGTGGAAGAGCAGACTGAATTTCCCATCGCTAAGAATCAGGCTGGAGGGCCAGGCATGAAGCCCTCACAGCCTTTGGCTGGTCGTCAGGCTGCAGAGCTACAGTCAAAAGTTGTGCCTTCAAAGCAGATTCTTCATTCGGATAACATGGAAATGGAGCCAGAGACCATGGAAACAAAATCTGTCACTGATTATTTTAGCAAATTGCACATGGGATCCTTGGTATATTCTTGCActagtaaaaggaaaaataagatgaCAGACAGCGAAGTAAAAGCACCCTCTGATGGCAATGCTACTGTGAAAAAACAACAGGGAACTAAAAAAGCAGAGCCTGATGAAGATCTAAAAGCTAAATTTGGAACTCTTTCAGCAAGAGACAGTCAACGCCTAAGCACTTTTAATGTGGAGAGAACTGCCTTTCGCCAAAGATGGTACGCTGCCGATGATGGGGCAGCAGATAAGCCAAGCCCAGAAACAGTGAACGGGAAGACTTTTCCAAGAGTTCCTGTCCTTGGTAAAACAGAAACTGACTGTAAGGATGAAGTAGATCCTGAGGTGGATCAGGATGATACCTCAGGGCTTAGCCAAGGTGAAAACTTTCTGTCAGATATGACTCCCGTGTCTTCAGCCAAAGACCTAAACGACGCAGAAGATACCGATTTATCTGCAGATGACCATCCTTCAAAGCTTCCAGAAGCCGAGCAGAGTGTGGCTAGACTTTGTGAATATCACTTGGCTAAGCGCATGTCATCTCTGCAAAGCGAAGGCCATTTCTCACTGCAAAGCTCTCAGTGCTCTTCAGTGGATGCAGGATGCAGCACAGGCAGTAGCACGTGTGCTACCCCCGTTGAATCTCCTCTTTGTACCTCTGATGTTAAGCACATTATCTCCGACCCGTCAATGAAGGGCATTGCCTATATTCCAGCAGATGAAAGAGCTGCCATTCTTCCAAACCATGGAACGACATACAAGGACCTGCACCAGCAGCCTGAAGCCGTGTGTCACAGAATGACAGTGCCTGTCGTGCATTCAGCAATTAATGCTGAACCGCTGTTCGGCACTTTGAGAGAAGGATGTCATCGGATCCCCAAGATAAAAGAAACTACAG CTTTCACAGAGCCTGAAAAGGGAAGACAAGGAGGCATGCCTACAGCTTTTCCTAGACAGCCTCTAGCTGACTCCATCATGCTATCATCCATGCTATCAGAATCAAAGGTGCCAAGTCAAAATCAAGACTCTTGTGACATTCCCAAAGTAAATCAGGCTTGTGGGGCAACAGTTAGTTTACGGCCATATGACATGATAGGAGGAAGCCTCAGGATGCCGCACAACAGGAAAGTGCTGAGACGCAGCAGCAGCATCATTGGAGGATCTGCAGGCATTGAGATGCTGTTTGAAAAGAAGGCAGCCGCAGCCAGCTTGAAATGCCTGGACATCACCCGAAGGGACGAATCCAAACCGGAGAGAAGGGTGGAACTCCCCCTGGGCAAAAAGCTGTCAAAAAGTTATTCCCAGAGTTGTGTGTACGTCAGCACTGATAGGAAGGACAGTAAGAGGTGTTCGGGCACAGGCGCCAGTCAGAAGGACTCCAAGCCCTGTCGAACGTTGCCCTTGCGGAAGCTGGACACCAGTGCCTGGAGGTGTCGTGGCCCCTTTAGCTATTGTTTCCTAAGCAGAGGAAACGATGACAACGATGATGAAGATGACCGAGACAGCCATCAGCTCGCACATCTCTTCGAGCCGCAAATGCCGTGTGAGCTCGCAGAACCAGTTGGTCAGttgttttccagtgaaaatgaGCAGAAAGTCTTGGAGTCCCCGAAAGCTGCTGAGCCCCCACAAGATGAGGCAGTCAACGCGCATGAGAAGAGCAGTGCTGACATCCAAGGTGGCCAAATGGATGTGAATCTCAACGATGTGGCCTTTGATGCACGAATCACGCGAATAAATGTGATGAAGGAGAAGACGTATGCAATGCCTGATGGATTTATTGCAGCACAAAAGGATGCCAATGAGCTACTCTCACTGGTCCGAGCAAGTATGGGCAAGCGAGAAGATTTACATCCAGAAACATATGACCTTAAACTTTCTAAGTACAAACAACTGTTATCTATGGAATCGAGACAGTTGGGAAGTGCCTGCAGGAAAATGGCCATGGCTGATAAAAGCCCTGAGGAAATGCTTTTAGCTATGACTTCCAGCTTTCAAGTACTCTGTTGTTTAACAGAAGCCTGCATGCGTTTAGTTAAAGTCATGAActctgaaacacagcagcaggAAATTATAGCTAAGATAGACGAGGTTGTGATAAACTACATTTGTCTTCTGAAGGCTGCAGAAGCAGTGTCAGGCAAGACCTCCAGTGATCCTAGCATTAAACTCTTGGCTCGACATTCGACTACCATGGCCGCTATTGTAAGCACACTAACACGTTctcttaaaatgcttttaaacaaataa